From Serratia fonticola:
GTCCGGTTTTGGGTAAAAAACAGCCTATTTCTCGTCTAAATTTTTCTGGGGATTCCTCAGCCCTGTGGGAGAGGGTTAGGGTGAGGGGTCATTAACGACTCTGAGGTGCTGAAACCTGTGGTTTTTTGTGCAAATCAGCCCGGACAAAAGGTTTTTCTACCGGCGCAATAGTCACGGCAATCCTTTCCAGTAACCCCTGGGTCGGTGCCGCAGTGCCGGAATTGATCAGGACAAGGGGCAGCGCCAGCGTAACGGCGATTTTGCGGTAGGACAGCCGCGGTGGCTGCGTGCCACGTTGTAGTATTAAGAAGGTGCTGCTGACGATAAAGCCGAGTGCCAGGCCGGTGATCACCTCAGAAGTGGAATGGGCGTGGATCACCAAACGTGAATAACCGACTACGGCGGCCAACAGATAACCGACGATCACCGCGGTGCGTCTTACTGGCGACGAGAAACGCCCACAGAGCAACCACAGCAAAACCGGCCAGATACTGGCAGACAGGGCCGAGTGGCCACTGAACCCGGTAAAATCCCAGTGGCGGCTGCCGATGCCCCAACCCATAAACGCCAGCTTCGATACGCAAACTACGGCACCCACGCCGCCAAACAATAGCATCCATTGCCAGGTTGGTTTTCTGCTGGTAGGGGACAGGAGTAAAATAATAAAGACGATGGCTGCGCAGGGCAGCAGCAGCATGCTGTCACCAAAAAAAGTCAGAAAATGCCAGTTCATGTGCGGTTGTACTCTAAGAAATAGGATCGAAGACGGTCTTGATGATGGCGTGAATTGTACCCTGAGTCGCCGATTTGCAGTAGCGTAAAAAATCTTAAATCCCGCGGCAAAAGATACTCTGCATGTCAATTACGCCGGTTTGTGGGGATAATCTCCCGCCTTACCGTCTAAACGCTGGCGCCGGGAGCACTAACTCCCTATAATTGACCTGTTTTATACCCCCTTTCCCCACATATGAAATCAGGTCTTTAATTTTATGACTGACAAGTCGCATCAGTGCGTCATTATTGGTATAGCTGGCGCATCAGCCTCCGGAAAAAGCCTTATTGCCAGTACGTTATACCGCGAACTTCGCGATCAGGTTGGCGATCAACATATCGGTGTGATCCCGGAAGACAGTTACTACAAAGACCAGACGCACCTGACCATGGAAGAGCGGGTCAAAACCAACTATGACCACCCCAGCGCCATGGATCACAATCTGCTGTTCCAGCATCTGCAAATGCTGAAATCCGGCCAGGCGATTGAGCTGCCGCTGTATAGCTACACCGAACATACGCGTAAGAAAGAGACGATCCATCTCGAGCCCAAGAAAGTCATCATCCTGGAAGGGATCCTGTTATTGACGGATATCCGCCTGCGCCAGGAAATGAACTTCTCGATCTTCGTCGATACCCCGCTGGATATTTGCCTGATGCGCCGTATGAAGCGCGACGTGAATGAGCGTGGCCGCTCCATGGATTCCGTGATGGCGCAGTACCAGAAAACCGTCCGCCCAATGTTCCTGCAGTTTATTGAGCCTTCAAAGCAATACGCCGATATTATCGTACCGCGCGGGGGTAAAAACCGTATCGCGATAGATATCCTGAAGGCAAAAATCAGCCAATTCTTTGAATAACTCATTAACAGGCCAGCCTGTTTTTGCTGGCCTTTAGCGAACTATTTGAGCCCTGACATAGACCTTGAGCCCGTTGTGTGGCAATTTTCGTATAAGTTTATGCGCCTTGATGGAATGGAGAAAATAATGAGACTGTGCGACCGCGATATCGAAGCCTGGCTGGATAACGGAAAACTGGTGATTTCACCGCGTCCTCCCATTGAGCGTATTAACGGGGCCACAGTGGATGTCCGTCTGGGCAATCAGTTCCGTGTGTTCCGTGGTCATACCGCTGCCTTTATCGATCTCAGTGGCCCAAAGGATGAAGTGAGCGCCGCCCTCGACCGCGTAATGAGCGATGAAATCGTGCTGCCGGAAGGCGAAGCCTTCTTCCTTCATCCAGGTGAACTGGCGCTGGCGGTGACGCTGGAGTCGGTTACCATCCCTAACGATCTGGTTGGCTGGCTCGATGGCCGCTCTTCGTTAGCCCGCCTGGGATTGATGGTGCACGTTACCGCACACCGTATCGATCCAGGCTGGCAAGGCTGCATTGTGCTGGAGTTCTATAATTCAGGTAAGCTGCCGTTGGCATTACGCCCTGGCATGTTGATCGGTGCGCTGAGTTTTGAACCGCTTTCCGGGCCTGCGGCACGGCCATACAATAGCCGCCAGGACGCGAAATACAGGGATCAGCAAGGGGCCGTGGCCAGTCGTATTGACAAGGATTAACAGCGAACCGGTATTACGCTGACACGAGGATGGCATGAGAAGACTACTGACGACTTTGGTGATTTTGCTGGTGGTGCTGGTGGCAGGGATGTCTGCCTTGGTGCTGTTGGTTAATCCGAATGATTTCCGCGGCTATATGATCAAGAAGGTTGAGCAGAGCAGCGGCTATCATCTGACGCTGGAAGGCGACCTTCGTTGGCACGTCTGGCCACAGTTGAGCATTCTTGCCGGGCGAATGACGCTGACGGCGCCAGGGGCAGCGGCTCCGGCGGTCAGCGCAGATAATATGCGTCTGGACGTCAAACTGCTGCCGCTTCTCTCCCACCAGCTTTACGTTAAGCAGGTGATGCTGAAAAATGCCGTCATCCGCCTGACCCCCGACAGCGCAGAACAAAACCAGCCCGATGCCCCTATCGCCCCTGGTGGTAACCAGGCAGATGATGGCTCGGGATCCCTGTGGAAATTTGATATCGACAACCTGCGGGTGGTAGACAGCCTGCTGATCTGGCAGCGAGCCAACAACGAGCAGATTAACGTTCGCGATATCAATCTGACCCTGCAGCAGAATGACAAGCATCAGGCGCAGATAGAGCTTTCCAGCAGGGTGAATCGCGACCAACGCGATCTGAGCTTCAACCTGGCGGCCAATCTCGATC
This genomic window contains:
- the dcd gene encoding dCTP deaminase, whose amino-acid sequence is MRLCDRDIEAWLDNGKLVISPRPPIERINGATVDVRLGNQFRVFRGHTAAFIDLSGPKDEVSAALDRVMSDEIVLPEGEAFFLHPGELALAVTLESVTIPNDLVGWLDGRSSLARLGLMVHVTAHRIDPGWQGCIVLEFYNSGKLPLALRPGMLIGALSFEPLSGPAARPYNSRQDAKYRDQQGAVASRIDKD
- a CDS encoding phosphatase PAP2 family protein; this translates as MNWHFLTFFGDSMLLLPCAAIVFIILLLSPTSRKPTWQWMLLFGGVGAVVCVSKLAFMGWGIGSRHWDFTGFSGHSALSASIWPVLLWLLCGRFSSPVRRTAVIVGYLLAAVVGYSRLVIHAHSTSEVITGLALGFIVSSTFLILQRGTQPPRLSYRKIAVTLALPLVLINSGTAAPTQGLLERIAVTIAPVEKPFVRADLHKKPQVSAPQSR
- the udk gene encoding uridine kinase, translated to MTDKSHQCVIIGIAGASASGKSLIASTLYRELRDQVGDQHIGVIPEDSYYKDQTHLTMEERVKTNYDHPSAMDHNLLFQHLQMLKSGQAIELPLYSYTEHTRKKETIHLEPKKVIILEGILLLTDIRLRQEMNFSIFVDTPLDICLMRRMKRDVNERGRSMDSVMAQYQKTVRPMFLQFIEPSKQYADIIVPRGGKNRIAIDILKAKISQFFE